DNA sequence from the Coffea arabica cultivar ET-39 chromosome 11c, Coffea Arabica ET-39 HiFi, whole genome shotgun sequence genome:
CAGGACTATGCACAACTCGTTCATAAACTGCAAAGCCATGTAGCAGTTGATCAATGTGAAGAAGAAGGGAataagatgatgatgatggtgcAGGAGGAATGTGAACTACCCCTGATAGACCTCGGCGTGCTCATCACTAGTGAATCATCATCAGATGAAGCAAGCAAGCGTGAGTGCATGGCGAAAATCGCCATGGCATCGTCAGAATGGGGGTTTTTCCAAGTTGTCAACCACGGAGTGAGCTCTGAGCTGCTGCGAAAGATGAGGGAAGAACAGATTAAGCTGTTTCGGGCGCCCTTCGAGAAGAAAGCCTCGTATGCGCTGCTTAACAGTTCATACAGGTGGGGAACTCCGACAGCTACTTGTCCCAAGCAGTTCTCCTGGTCTGAGGCCTTCCATATTCCCCTCGCCAAGATTTCAGACCAAGCCTCTTATGGAGACTTCACCTCTTTAAGGTACTACTTAATAATTAGTCAttaatacatacatacatacatacatatatatatatatagtaggtACTAACTGCTAGCTAGTATGATTAATATTCTAGGCGTGCATGCATCCGTACCTCAAAACACAAATTCTTTATTCCACTGGCATCAATTCTTGCTCTtggtacatatatatatatatatatatatatatatatatatagagatagagagagagagagaattctGCAATGCAGTATATATAAACAGTAGTTAACCACCAGCCTTTGGACTGCTGACCACTACCAAAGCATTAAAgtttggtggtggtggtgaacCCTTGCCTCTCACCAATTGTCATACATTAAAAGTGGCTttgcttaaaaaaaattcaagcgAGTGCGTTGAGTATTCCTTTGGTCCGGTGGCGGTTCAGTCCCTTTCGAGTTACTCTTGAGCCTCCTTATGTCCGTCTCCTCCCTTTAGTGTAGGATAAATTAGATTATACAACAGTTATCGTATctggaaaatatatatatatatatatataaacagtAGTTGACCTTATTTAGGCTGGAAAATTAATCATAAAACATAATGGAGCACATATGATTATGATTCTAGTATAATAACAAAATAGTTTTTCATCTACTATATACCTACACTGCGGACTCTTGTAATAATGTCAATAGTAGCATGCCAAGCCAGGTGGCCCATCAAAGATCCTGCTAACTAAACCCCATTAATTTCCTAtgtaaaattatatacatatcacTACATAAAGCTAAGTATAAAAAGGGTACACTTACACGTGCATAAATTTTTACATTACATATTTCTTCACTAGCTAGCTCTTATATTCAATCTAATTAATATCTGCTTTGTCCATGATTGATTGCTAAACATAATGGCAtattggaaaatgaaaaaaaatcgtCGTGTATCGTTGGTGATGGATATATATTAGGCAGTAATTGAGTCTACTTGGGTGCACCGTAGGGAAGTGATGGTGGAATATGCAGAAGCAATGCAAGGAGTAGCCAAGCTATTGGCTGGAGTGCTGGCAATGAAGATGGGCAGTCCAAAGCAAGTTCTGGAAGAAATATGCGACGAAAACACATGCTTCCTTCGCTTGAATCGATATCCTGCCTGTCCAATTTCACCGGAGATTTTTGGCTTAGTACCCCACACGGATAGTGATTTTCTTACCATCCTTCATCAGGATGAAGTTGGCGGACTTCAACTCATGAAGGATTCCAAGTGGGTTGCTGTCAAACCCAACGCAGACGCACTCATTGTCAACATTGGAGATCTCTTCCAGGTACCATTTAGGTTAATTTCTAGAAACTTTgaaaaccataaaaaaaaaaaaaaaaaaaaaagtgtttacATAGCTATCACAAGCCTGTGGTCGTGTACAAGTCACCTGAATTTGTTAGTTCAGCCAAATCTTTTTCTGTAGACTAAAGAACTTTGTCATTTTCAAGGTTGAATGAAATAGCTAGCAAGGGATGCCTAAAACAAAATTATAGCTGTTAATTAACAAAGGGCTGCtttcccctgcctcgatcatggTCACAACTCAGAGATGCGGTCAGTCAGTCACTTTCGAGATTAGTACGTACTTATAATAATATTTCCATGAAAAACAAGCACACGAGAGATGATTGATTTGATGGGCTTTTTCATAGTGAGTGCTAGTTCATCTTGGagtcatcaataaaaaaaaacatttatttttggaatcttgTGTCTGGCCATTTTTCGATTTTTTCTTCAAGCGCTGCCAAAACCCTACTTTTGGTCTGCAAGCTGCAGAGGtccaatgtttttttttttttttaataattattgCTCTGTCCGAGTCATCCTATAACTACCTTTTGCCTTTGTTTTTTGTTCTCTTTCTgggtttttccaaaaaaaaaaattgcatgaaAATTAACAAGATAACGAAAGCATGCAGGCATGCATGCATGGCAAGCGAGCAGGCGGGAACAGTCACTTTCCCAAGCAAATGACTAATATGATCAATGGAGAGGGTTGCGTTGGATGTTAAGGTGGAAAGGATCATAAGTAAATAGTTACGCATAAAAATTAACAAGATAACGAAAGCACGCAGACATGCACGGCAAGCGAGCGGGCAAGAACGGTCACTTTCCCAAGCAAATGACTAATATGATCAGTGGGGAGAGTTGCGTTGAATGTTAAGGTGGAAAGGATCATTGATAATGCCCTTTTTGAAAATTATTGTGTCCTTAATTTGGCCTAAGCTGCAGATTCTGAGTGACACACATATTACCTATACTTTATTGTTTTGTGGGGTAGCCAGTACTAATTTCTAGGAATGCATGCATGGGGGCGCATGGTGCAGGCTTGGAGCAATGATGCGTACAAGAGTGTAGAGCACAAAGTGATGGTGAAGCGGAAGGTGGAGAGATTCTCAATTGCGTATTTTCTGTGCCCTTCCTACGAATCTGAGATCGGCAGCTGCAAACGGGAGCCTTCTGCCTCTGTCTACAAGGCCTTCACGTTCGGCCAATACAGACACCAAGTCCGAGAAGATGTCAAATTCATCGGCCACAAAGTAGGCCTTTCCAGATTTCGAGTATAATAATTTAACTTTGGTATTTTATGTGCTTAATTTCTTTCGTATTTGTATTGATTTATTCTTTCTTTACTTGTCATTTGTTCTTATTACGAGATCCATGTCAAAGAATGAAGATGCAATTACATATAGTTTACTGATCTATATTACATGTGTTTGCATATCATTTTGATTTTCCCCCTCAAAGTCTAACAAAGGAAATCGTTTTCAATTAAGCCGTCTATTATCTGATGCCGGTCCACAAAATCTAAACAACTGTTTTGGTTAAGAGGGCTAAACCATCGAAAACTGCTTCGCGTGGCTGGCTCCAACCAAATTTTCTATACACAGTCAATTGGattgaatgttaaatgttaaGGAGGCGAATGATTTTGCAGTTCAAATAAATACCTTGATGCTCTCTTCAATCACATGTAGAAGTTGCCAACAGGAACGAAATGCATGTGTTGGCGGTCCATTGCATTGGGCGGGATTTACCGAGTGCGCACTCTCGAATAGCAGCTGCGAGTTCCTTTGtcaacccaaaaagaaaaaaggaacgGACTACATGTACACAAAAATTTCCCAACATAAGAGACGTACAATTTCTCTTTACAAACAAACTGCAGTTCTTTGCCTAAAGAGTGTGTGGTTTGTATACTGAAATCAAGGTGTTATGTGTTCTTCTTTAATGAATCGAGCTTTTTATGTGTTCTTCTCTAGAACCGAAAGTGCTGGTGTCAAATAGTTATTTGCTTTGTCAGGTAAATGTGCAACCTGCcaggagaaaaaataaaatctgaGACACAACATTTAGCAAGGCACAAGCCGAGATAGTTTCTGAAAATTGGATACAAGATCAAACAACAGCTAAACAGTGGCTGGCTTCTATTCACCCTTACCAATTCGTATAGTTGTTTCCCAGGCTCAGCCACATACTCATAACAGACCTTGGATTCCACCAGAGAATTTAGTTAGATAATATGATGATTAATAGAATCAAGgcaaacaaaataaattaatacTGTCTACTCACATCAAAGCTCTTGTTCCTTGCAGTTGAATCATGCAATGCCTTGACACAAATATCAGCCACATCAGCACAGCTTATTCCCTACATGATTATCATGCATGTTAAGCTCACAAAAACGGCTGCTGCAATACAGCTTTAGCAAAGCAAGGCCAAGACACAAACACAGCTCTGGTCATAAATACTTGAGTCGAGCTCTGATCGACAAGAGCCATTTAAGATTGGTTAGTGTCAAACACAAAACTAGATACTTTGATTGCTATTCAACCTCAGTTCAGCTAATATACAACTTTAAATTGATACGTAGAAGTGTCAAGCTACTTGAGCTCAGCTAAGCTTCAGTTGAGTCTCAATATTCAATGTCTTAAAGAACGCAAATCAAAGCTTCAAATGTTTGGCTCTTTCAGGCAAGTTTATACCAGCAAAGACACAGTACACCCAAAGTATTGTGAAACTCAAATTCATATAATGTTCGATTTGTCAAGTTTATACCAGTAAAGCCAAATCAGACCCAAAGTATGGTGAAAATCAAACTCATATAATGGTTGATTGGGCATATATTCAAGCTCAATTAGCTTTGGCTTGATACGCCTTGATTAGCAACCTTAAGTCAATATCCCTCTGCCAGATATATGTTACAATATATTCTTCATTGAACTCTATCCAAATCCCTATGCTTCAATATATAAAACCACAATTTACCAATAGCAATGACTATCACAAGTGTACATCTTATGCACAAGcacatatatagatatatagtATAAGTTTAAAGATCATGcatttataaaattaaaaagaataaaCATACTCTATTGGTGCTAGCTCACAAGTTTTGGGCTGAAATATTCATTTGATTCAAAATAAGCACACAACTAAATTGAATCACCGAGATTCTATTACAATTCATCTGCAAGCTCAGCAAGTTTCTAAGAGAATGAAAGCCGAAACTACTCATGAGAGGCGTGATTCATTTGTAGAACCAATAGCAATACGCTAGTGTGAGAAATTGGTTTATCTTACCTGAGATATCCTGTTTCCCTGGTCAAAAATGAGAGCCCGCTGCCCACCTGGTTCTTCCTACAAAGAATCAATCTGCACATATGACTTGACTGATAGAACAAAACATTCTTGAACTTTTCAGAGTCAAATGAATTTAATAAACTATCAAGAAatcaaaaagaggaaaaaatgaacTATCATGATAAAGGATCAGATTCAAAGTCTTGACAGTCTGAAATTTTGTTGCCTTCCCAAGCTTGTATATAAATGCTTTCAGGCATAAATACTTTTTAGTGCTAAGCAAAGCAATTTCTAAAATAATCTtatcaatgaaaacttagcacAACCAACATATTCCTCccctttctctatttttttaattgaatgAAAATTAACTTCAACTCCACCAGTTGTACATGGTACAAACTGATTAGGTATGTCGTCTGAACTGGCAGTAGATGATTTTGACGAATGGTTGCCTTTGAACATTCTTAACTTAGGCTGCTTGATACTAGTATGACTAAATGGTCGAATCATCTTAATTCTGAGGAGATCCacaagtaaaaataatttttcgaAAGCTTACCATCAGAGGACCCGGACGAATAATAGTGTACCCAAGGCCTGATCTTCTCAGTGAATCTTCTCCTGCCTTTGGGAATATGAAAAGCAGACAGTCAGCTCTTCTAAAAGCATAACAAGTTCCAAAAGCTTTTATAAGATAGAACAAACCTTCTTAGCTCTCAAGACCTGCTCCCTTCTGTTGGGTTCTATTCCTGATCCAGTACATGAAACCAAGACAAAATCCGTCTCTTGTCCGGTCTGCAAGTATGGATATTCTTCTACTTAGAAATGAGTTATTGAAGTTCAATTTCATTGAAGATGTTTCACTGTTGCCAAAGTACTCATTGGTGAATTGCAGAACCATGCAGACAATTTAATGACATGATAAAGCTTTAGATAAATAAAACTCAGCAAAGATGTAACTCAACCAAAAATTTCTTTCTGCATGAAAAACCGAAAAGCCAAGCTATTCAATTGCAAAAACCGGTGAAACCAATCATTTCAAACATCCTACAGAGCATGAACACTTAGAAGTTATTAtcttcttgtatttgtactaAAAGCAAATTATAAACATAATCTGTCAGGCAAGCAAATTTATATGTCTCCATGTTCGGTATAAATAGGAGCCTTTGCAGTTTGAGAAACCAAACCATTTTTAACTCCAGCTTTCACCGTTTTAGTAGTTTGTGCCctctaattaataaaaaaaatgaacagaATGGCGAAATTGTTGGAATAGTAACATAACAAGCCAGTATCCAAATAAAGAGTAACGATTTTGTACAGTTACAAACTGAAAAGAAAACATATTGTATCACTTACAGGCAAAGCTTTGATGTACTCCAAAATTAGTTCAAAACTTCTTAAGTCTTgcttcactccattagggctcTCAACAGGTTTCTGCTGCGACAGTTCAAATGAAAACATCAAAAGGCACACaaggcttacttggatcaaACTCAATACTTGTTTAgtgttcttttcttcttcttcatgaaAATCTCGTTTATTTTCATCTAGTCTTGACTTTCTCCTTTatattttttccctctttttggtGACGTACAAATCTGTTTATTGACAAAGAGAAGATTGGAACTAATTTGCTTTCCACACGAACCTGTCTTCTTGGTTCAAAACGTATGATTAAAGTATGTACAAGAAATGGATCCAATGGTGGATCATCTGGTTTTGCTGGTCGAAAGGATGAAAATGGCACTCTCACCTGTTAGTATGAAAAAAATACTATTATGATGTGACCACGAGTGAGAGTCAATTGAATACATGATTATCAATCAAATTTCACATTTCCCTTGATGGGAAAATGGAGATTCATCTCACCCTGCAAAATCCAGCTTTTGTGCTGATTCTTGCAAAATATATTTTGCTTTGAGTTGTGTCTGCAGATGGACCAGCTTCAAGGATCAATACATAAGACCGCCCATTTCCACCGACAGATAGTACTAGACCCTCATACCTGAACACAATATACATACATAAGATAGAACGATCACTGAATCTCTACAGTATATCAAATGTACAAGGAATAAATTATTAGCATGAAGTACTTGAGGTTATTACGTATGAAAGGATTATACAACCTCTGGTTACCTGTCAAGTGTGGAACCCAGAGGAAGTGAAAGCTTCTTTACCAACTCCACATAGCCACCTCGGGTGAAGACATACCCTTTTTTGGAAACAAACAAACAGAACCAGAATAAGATGAGACAACATCAAATATTTCATTCACT
Encoded proteins:
- the LOC113717041 gene encoding gibberellin 2-beta-dioxygenase 8-like, encoding MIDSNSNCNPPLLQDYAQLVHKLQSHVAVDQCEEEGNKMMMMVQEECELPLIDLGVLITSESSSDEASKRECMAKIAMASSEWGFFQVVNHGVSSELLRKMREEQIKLFRAPFEKKASYALLNSSYRWGTPTATCPKQFSWSEAFHIPLAKISDQASYGDFTSLREVMVEYAEAMQGVAKLLAGVLAMKMGSPKQVLEEICDENTCFLRLNRYPACPISPEIFGLVPHTDSDFLTILHQDEVGGLQLMKDSKWVAVKPNADALIVNIGDLFQAWSNDAYKSVEHKVMVKRKVERFSIAYFLCPSYESEIGSCKREPSASVYKAFTFGQYRHQVREDVKFIGHKVGLSRFRV